In one Myxococcales bacterium genomic region, the following are encoded:
- a CDS encoding MerR family transcriptional regulator yields MARPPRTPPSRGARAPARTAASDTAGERQARYSIRVTSRLTAIELGTLRMWERRYGFPRPERTDGGSRVYSESDVEALKLITRALEQGYRPGEIVGKPREELLKLVAVASHVPSRSGGSTPTVATLLAALGGDELALLRAQLRQAALTLGPKRFLVEVAHPLCLRIGELWADGKLEVRHEHMVSECLFSQLRVLASAYEDRPGAPRVLLATLPNERHGLGLAMAETYLAASQVTPILLGVDTPAEQIVKAARGHDVDAVGLLITQASDLKAARGHVRWMLEELPRRVSVWLGGAGGAELGLRDASVRIVGTWGEMDEAISMLMRRAT; encoded by the coding sequence GTGGCTCGCCCCCCGAGAACGCCTCCGTCGCGCGGAGCCAGAGCGCCTGCCCGTACCGCCGCTTCCGACACGGCCGGCGAGCGCCAGGCGCGCTACTCCATCCGTGTCACGTCGAGGCTCACGGCGATTGAGCTCGGCACCCTGCGCATGTGGGAGAGGCGCTACGGTTTTCCTCGACCCGAGCGCACAGACGGGGGGAGCCGGGTCTACTCCGAGTCCGACGTCGAGGCCCTGAAGCTCATCACCAGGGCGCTGGAGCAGGGCTACCGTCCCGGCGAGATCGTCGGAAAGCCACGCGAAGAGCTCTTGAAGCTGGTCGCCGTCGCGTCGCACGTCCCTTCCCGCAGCGGGGGCTCAACGCCGACTGTCGCCACGCTCCTCGCCGCGCTTGGTGGAGACGAGCTCGCGCTGCTGCGCGCTCAGCTGCGCCAAGCCGCGTTGACGCTCGGACCCAAGCGCTTCCTCGTTGAGGTGGCGCATCCACTTTGCCTCCGGATCGGCGAGCTTTGGGCTGACGGAAAGCTCGAAGTGCGTCACGAGCACATGGTGAGCGAGTGCTTGTTCAGTCAGCTTCGCGTGCTGGCTTCTGCCTATGAGGATCGCCCGGGCGCTCCCCGCGTCTTGCTCGCCACGTTGCCAAACGAGCGTCACGGCCTCGGTCTCGCCATGGCCGAGACCTACCTGGCGGCGAGCCAGGTCACCCCCATTCTGCTCGGCGTAGACACGCCAGCGGAGCAAATCGTCAAGGCCGCACGCGGTCACGATGTCGACGCCGTCGGCCTCTTGATCACCCAAGCGTCGGACCTAAAGGCAGCGAGAGGCCACGTTCGGTGGATGCTGGAGGAGCTTCCGCGACGCGTGAGCGTTTGGCTTGGGGGCGCTGGCGGAGCCGAGCTGGGGCTCCGTGACGCGTCCGTTCGCATCGTTGGCACTTGGGGCGAAATGGACGAGGCCATCTCGATGCTGATGCGGAGGGCAACATGA
- a CDS encoding SRPBCC family protein, giving the protein MRRKLEREQFVPRPRAEVFPFFADAANPERLTPTSLRFQIETALPIDMRAGALIDYKIALFGIGLHWRTLIEVFEPEVRFVDVQLKGPYRLWRHTHEFIEAPGGTLLRDSVEYEVPFGPLGDLARLLFVDRQLASIFAFRQRAIEAIFGSSDRRGDASSRRTSATGQA; this is encoded by the coding sequence GTGAGAAGGAAACTCGAACGCGAGCAGTTCGTGCCGCGGCCGAGGGCCGAGGTCTTCCCATTCTTCGCCGACGCCGCGAACCCCGAAAGGCTTACGCCGACCTCCCTACGCTTCCAGATCGAGACGGCGCTCCCCATCGACATGCGCGCCGGCGCGCTCATCGACTACAAGATCGCGCTGTTCGGCATCGGTCTCCACTGGCGCACGCTCATCGAGGTCTTCGAGCCGGAAGTGCGCTTCGTGGACGTCCAGCTCAAGGGACCCTATCGCCTTTGGCGTCACACCCACGAGTTCATCGAGGCGCCCGGCGGGACCCTCCTGCGCGATTCCGTGGAATACGAGGTCCCCTTTGGCCCGCTGGGTGATCTTGCGCGGCTGCTCTTCGTCGACCGGCAGCTCGCTTCGATCTTCGCTTTCCGACAGAGGGCCATCGAAGCGATCTTTGGCTCCAGCGACCGCCGAGGCGATGCCTCATCGAGGCGGACCTCGGCAACCGGGCAGGCATGA
- a CDS encoding heme-binding protein: protein MRSVEPGGVARRPREGTGHCQIGKRPHVHLVAATRTTLHLAAIVTFAAGCAAVGNVEEAKHTTTSRHGAFEVRHYGPRVVAETRVSGTFGDAGNDAFRRLFGYISGKNRTQTKIAMTAPVAQRDAEPSSKIAMTAPVGQRLDGDAWVISFTMPDGESLATLPEPEDPRVVLRAIGPRDVAVVRFSGRWTDANIDKQTNALREWLPTQGLVAESPPEVNRYDPPFVPWFLRRNEVWLTVTKPR, encoded by the coding sequence ATGAGAAGCGTCGAACCAGGCGGCGTCGCGCGGCGTCCTCGCGAGGGAACTGGCCATTGCCAAATCGGAAAGCGTCCCCACGTTCACCTCGTGGCGGCGACGCGAACGACCCTGCACCTTGCGGCCATCGTTACGTTTGCCGCTGGGTGCGCCGCCGTGGGCAACGTCGAAGAGGCAAAGCACACAACGACCAGCCGCCACGGCGCCTTTGAGGTGCGTCACTACGGCCCGCGCGTCGTCGCGGAAACGCGCGTGTCGGGGACGTTCGGCGACGCGGGCAACGACGCCTTTCGGCGCCTCTTCGGCTACATCTCTGGGAAGAATCGGACGCAGACCAAGATCGCAATGACGGCCCCCGTCGCGCAGCGCGACGCGGAGCCAAGCAGCAAGATCGCAATGACCGCGCCCGTCGGCCAGCGGCTCGACGGCGACGCGTGGGTCATCTCGTTCACGATGCCCGACGGCGAGAGCCTCGCCACGCTCCCTGAGCCCGAGGACCCCCGCGTCGTCTTGCGCGCCATCGGCCCGCGCGACGTAGCGGTCGTTCGATTCAGCGGTCGATGGACCGACGCAAACATCGACAAGCAGACCAACGCGCTCCGCGAGTGGCTCCCGACGCAAGGGCTCGTGGCTGAAAGCCCTCCGGAGGTGAATCGCTACGATCCACCGTTCGTTCCCTGGTTCCTGCGTCGCAACGAGGTATGGCTGACGGTGACGAAGCCCCGCTAG
- a CDS encoding AraC family ligand binding domain-containing protein: protein MSPAAGASEPFRALAIPAALVPGADRQVNVLFEAGHVKIVAIRLRNGVDLPEHATPVPAIIQAASGAGTVVLGAARVHIDPGKFVTLAPGVPHSVIPDPGADLVLLVHHLRGAAAAAQ from the coding sequence GTGAGCCCTGCCGCGGGCGCGAGCGAACCCTTCCGCGCCCTCGCCATCCCCGCCGCTCTCGTGCCGGGCGCCGACCGTCAGGTGAACGTTCTCTTCGAGGCGGGCCACGTGAAGATCGTCGCGATCCGCCTCCGGAACGGCGTGGACCTGCCGGAGCACGCGACTCCCGTGCCGGCGATCATCCAAGCGGCATCGGGGGCCGGGACCGTGGTGCTCGGCGCGGCGCGCGTGCACATCGATCCCGGAAAGTTCGTCACGCTGGCGCCGGGGGTCCCTCATTCGGTGATCCCCGATCCGGGCGCCGACCTCGTCCTGCTTGTCCATCACCTGCGGGGCGCCGCCGCCGCCGCTCAATAG
- a CDS encoding glutathione S-transferase family protein, producing MSESITLYGFGDNDRSGKVRWVAAELGLDVDERPVGFGAHRSPPYTDLNAFAQVPTVVFRGATYLESTAICHVLAEAFDTPKLWVGRGEPERAAYLFWLSAFGELVEGRLVEAAISKAGIVGPEYFDLHERALRFKLGVLAKRLPKEGYLVGPAFTVADVLAGYSLRLAVRCDLLARDEVEPYFARLVERDGAKKSRIFASLG from the coding sequence ATGTCCGAGTCGATCACGCTCTACGGTTTCGGTGACAACGATCGCAGCGGCAAGGTGCGCTGGGTGGCGGCCGAGCTCGGCCTCGACGTGGACGAACGCCCCGTCGGCTTCGGAGCGCACCGTTCGCCTCCGTACACGGACCTGAACGCTTTCGCTCAAGTGCCGACCGTCGTATTTCGCGGCGCGACGTACCTCGAGAGTACGGCCATCTGCCACGTGCTCGCAGAGGCCTTCGACACGCCGAAGCTCTGGGTTGGTCGCGGCGAGCCCGAGCGTGCCGCATACCTCTTCTGGCTCTCCGCATTCGGCGAGCTCGTCGAGGGTAGGCTCGTGGAAGCCGCCATCAGCAAGGCCGGCATCGTCGGCCCCGAATACTTCGACCTGCACGAGCGCGCGCTCCGCTTCAAGCTCGGCGTCCTCGCGAAACGGCTCCCCAAGGAGGGCTACTTGGTCGGCCCTGCGTTCACCGTCGCCGACGTGCTCGCGGGCTACAGCCTTCGCTTGGCGGTCCGCTGTGATCTCCTTGCGCGCGATGAGGTCGAGCCCTACTTCGCTCGCCTCGTCGAACGCGACGGTGCGAAGAAGAGTCGCATCTTCGCGAGCCTCGGGTGA